Proteins encoded together in one Chitinophaga sp. LS1 window:
- a CDS encoding prolyl-tRNA synthetase associated domain-containing protein produces the protein MFYISEIQTAPPAAFKTPLQELVYTTLQHLQVPFERVDTDEAITMEDCILINEKLNVQIVKTLFLCNRQQTNFYLFVTTADKPFVTKDFSSAVGIPRVSFASVELLNNLLGTPVGGATIFGTLLDKENKVQVLIDKDVLNEEWYGCSDGTPKGYMKISREWILNDFLQHTKHTPTFIEV, from the coding sequence ATGTTCTATATCAGCGAAATACAGACCGCCCCACCGGCCGCATTCAAAACACCCCTACAGGAACTGGTGTATACTACCTTACAACACCTGCAGGTACCTTTTGAACGCGTTGATACAGACGAAGCCATCACCATGGAAGACTGTATACTGATCAATGAAAAACTCAATGTGCAGATTGTAAAGACACTCTTCCTCTGCAACCGCCAGCAAACGAACTTCTATCTTTTTGTCACAACAGCAGACAAGCCTTTCGTGACCAAAGATTTCAGCAGCGCCGTAGGTATTCCCCGCGTATCATTTGCTTCTGTAGAATTATTGAACAATCTCTTAGGCACACCGGTAGGCGGCGCCACCATTTTCGGCACCCTGCTGGACAAGGAAAATAAGGTACAGGTACTGATAGACAAAGACGTACTCAATGAAGAATGGTACGGTTGCAGCGATGGTACACCCAAAGGCTATATGAAAATAAGCAGGGAATGGATACTCAATGACTTTCTCCAACATACAAAACACACACCTACATTTATAGAGGTATAA